DNA from Candidatus Coatesbacteria bacterium:
TGTCCTCGAGGCGCAGCAGGAGATGGTAATCGACGCCGTCGACGGGCCATTCGTTTTCGGCGGAACCGGGTCCGGAGTAGTCGTCTTCGAAGTAGAGATCGAGGGTCAGGCCGTCGGCGGTCTCGAACATCCGCTCGGTCTGCTCGACCTCGGTTTCGTAACCCCAGCTTTGAGGCAGGCCGTGCTCGTAGACGTCGCCGGGGTCCAGATAGAAGGTGAAGTCATCGTCCAGCAGCCAGGAGTAACGCTCGGCGTCGCGCTGTTCGTAGCACCAGGCGATATTCTCGACGAGGTTGCGCGGCGCGGTCAGGGGCTGGTACTCGGGGGTACCTGGTTCTTTCTCCCCGGGGACGGTGAACAGGTCGCAGCCGCCTAACAGCAAGGCGACGAGGGCCAGCCAACCGATCGCCGATAATCTACGGTATCTCATCACGCTTTCCCGGTTGAGTGGTCATGGTATCATCAATATAGCACATTAGGCGGCGGCGCGCACGCTTGAAGTCGACGGACTTGGAGATATCCCGACCGTCGGGCTTCGGGTTCTCAGGGCTTCAGGCAGATGACCCGGCCGTCGTCGGCGCCCAGGTAGAGATGGTTCTCGGCGGCCAGCAGGTTGCTCAAGGGGAAGTCGGTATCGAAGCGTCGCAGCCGCTCGCCGCTGGCCGGATCCAGCTCGTAGAGGCTGTAAACCAGGGTCGGGGTGGCGATATCCTGGCCGGCCTCGCGGTACTGGGCCAAGACGGGATCGATGTAACCCCAGACTCCTTCGACCTCGCGCACGCCGACGGCGTAGAGGGCCTCACCGGAGTGGGCGAGGGAATCGATTCGCCCGGGGAAGGCCTTGCTCCAGATGACTTCGCCGTCGACGTTCACCGCGCTGAGCTGGTGGCGCTGACCTTCGTCAAGGTCCTGGCCCAAATAGATGGTTTCGCCGTGGGCGGATAGATTTCCGCCGTCGGTGGTCAGCTCGAGTTCGGCACGGATCCCGCCGGCGGCGTCGAGGATGATCAGCCGTCGATCGCTGATGACGGCCAGACCGCCGGCGAAACCGACGTGGGCGTCCAGCCGCTCGCCCGGGGGCTCCCAGCTCCAGCTCCGCCGCAGGTTTTCGGCTCGCAGGCGGTGGAGATCGTCGCCCTCCATATAGAGCGCTCCATCGGCGGTGAACAACCGGAAGGCCCGCCGGGGAACCAGCTTGACCTCGACCTGTCGGGTCAACTCCCCCGAGACCGGATCAATGATCGAGATCCGGGTGTCGGGCTCGACGTCACCGACAACCATCTCCAGGTTGACGCCCAGGTAGAGCCGGTCGTTCAGGTGGACCATGTTGTAGCGCTCGATGAAGTCGGGATCCCGGCTCCAGAGCTCCCGTCCCGTGGCGGCCTCCAGTTTGTGCAGGTCGGCGGGACCGTTGCCCGGGCTGTCGAAGGCGTAGACGGCGCCGTCGGCGACGAGGGGGTTGCCCTCGAGGGTGCTGGTCCAGAGCAGTTCGCCCGCCTGAGCGTCCAGGCAACGCAGGCCGCTCTGGTGGATTACGGCATGCAGCAGGCCCTCGTCGACGGTCAACAGGCGGGGTTTACCACCCTCGTTTCCTTCATAGACCCAGGCTACAACGTCGCTTTCCAGCAGGGGATCGGGCTCGAAGTCCCCACTGTCGACCTCTTCGGCGGCGGGTTCGACCACGGCCGGCGGTTCCTCTTCCTCGACGGTCTCCCCGCCGCCGCAGCCGGCGGACATCAATGCCGCGGCCGTCAGGATCAAGATGGTTTTCAGCGCGGACTTCATCGCCGCCTCCCGGGCTGTTGGCAACTCTAGAGTGCTGTCGGGCTTCATTACGTTAACGATAGCCGATGCGACCGTCGAAAGCAAGCCGCACCCCGGTGTGCTATCATTGTCCCGTTACCGACGATCAACCCCCCGGGAGGACACGATGACCGAGTTGACCCTCAAGCAGGCCCTCGAAATCGCCATCAAGAGCGAGAACCGGGCCAAGGAGCTCTACCTCAAGCTGCACGACAACGTCAATAACCTGATGATGCGCGACAAGCTCAAGTTCCTGGCCTCCGAGGAGCAGCGCCACCACGACCTGCTGACCGGCCTGTTCAAGGAGCAGATCGGCGGCGCCCCCGCCGAGCCCGATCCCGAGCTGCTGCCCAAGATGCGGATCGATGTCGACTTCGACGAGGCCGAGCTGACCGACCTCTGGCAGGCCGCCATGAACGCCGAAGAGGTCTCCGCCGAGCACTACGAGTCGCTCAGGGAGCGCGTCTCCGGCCGGGCCCAGGTGATGTTCAACTACCTGGCCAACGTCGAGCGCAGCCACTACTACCTGCTTAAGAGCGAGTACGACGTCATCGCCGAGATCGACGAGTACACCCGTATCGATGACGACCCCTTCGGGCTGAACATGATCAACCTGGGGCCGTAGGGTTTAGTATAGCAGAATACAAGAGGCGCATATTTATGCGCCTTTTGATGACTATAGTCTGTTGCTTTTTCTCTCTCTAGTTGCTAACATTTACAGTTAGTGATGTACTTACTTTTTAGTAAACAACAGATGATAAGGAGTTCATATGGATACCGAAACACGTTACGGAACAGAAGGTTGGAAAGAGTTTTTATCTAACAAGGATAGATTAGTTAATGCACTGAAGGAATCAATACGAGCTACACAATCACGTCCGACATCAACAGATAGAGGGCATACTGCTGAAGATAAGTTTAGGGAATTTTTAATAGATTTTTTACCAGATAAGTTTGGTGTTTGTAAAGGATTTATTCTACCACCTTATCCTACACGAAAAAACTATACTTTATATGAATATGATGTTATAATATATGATAAATACAACTCTCCATCATTGCTTGGAAAAGCAGACGAGCAAGGAAGGCGGCATATACCTTCTAATTTTGTGTATTGTGTTTTAGAAATTAAATCATCTTTTAATAAAAATTCTATAATATTAACATTTAATAAACTTCAAAAATTAGATAAGATACGTAATACATTACACCCAAA
Protein-coding regions in this window:
- a CDS encoding PQQ-binding-like beta-propeller repeat protein, with product MKPDSTLELPTAREAAMKSALKTILILTAAALMSAGCGGGETVEEEEPPAVVEPAAEEVDSGDFEPDPLLESDVVAWVYEGNEGGKPRLLTVDEGLLHAVIHQSGLRCLDAQAGELLWTSTLEGNPLVADGAVYAFDSPGNGPADLHKLEAATGRELWSRDPDFIERYNMVHLNDRLYLGVNLEMVVGDVEPDTRISIIDPVSGELTRQVEVKLVPRRAFRLFTADGALYMEGDDLHRLRAENLRRSWSWEPPGERLDAHVGFAGGLAVISDRRLIILDAAGGIRAELELTTDGGNLSAHGETIYLGQDLDEGQRHQLSAVNVDGEVIWSKAFPGRIDSLAHSGEALYAVGVREVEGVWGYIDPVLAQYREAGQDIATPTLVYSLYELDPASGERLRRFDTDFPLSNLLAAENHLYLGADDGRVICLKP